The DNA window ACTTTATTCAATTAAACATGTATGTAtattggttttatttatttattagctATAACTTATTCcataaaactattttaacaaCTTATCATTATTTGAGATTATATATATGCTCAATCAAAATTAACAAAGGTCTGTAGAAGGCTTTTATTCTAaactaaattttcaaataaaaatttgaaaagaatacTATACGCGTTTTTGCTGGCATCTCCTATAAAAGCACCTACCCATTCTTCCCACAACCATAACCAATCATCTCTTCAACTATCAATTTCTCTCTCAACATCATTTCCAAGAAAACTtcctttttcaaaataaacatattCCATTTTTTCATCATCATGACAACAACATACGAAAGAGATCTTGATCATCTAGATGCCACAGAGCTAAGATTAGGGTTACCTGGAACAAACGAGAGAGAAAAACAATCACCTCCTTCATCATGTTCTAGGGGCACCAAAAGGGTTTCTTCTGAAATGACAATGGATCATGAATCAATTACATGTCTTCCTCCTCCTTCAAAGTAAGTcaacacaaaattattaatcatatctTTAACAAAATAATCTCATCTTGTCTTGATCTAAGTTCTAACCAaacatatatatgattttgcAGGACTCAGATTGTGGGGTGGCCACCAATAAGATCATATAgaaaaaacatgttacaaacaagAAATGAATTAGAGACAGGGATGTTTGTCAAAGTTAGCATGGATGGAGCTCCATATTTAAGAAAGATTGATTTGAAAACTTATAAAGCTGGTTATTCAGATCTTCTTAAGGCTTTGGGAGTTATGTTCAAGTGCAATACTATTGGTAAGaacataaaaacaattaattaagtttatattatcatatatgtatgtatgtataagattattaatttaatttaatttgttgaaatgaATTAAATTCAGGATATGAGATTGGATCTGAATATGCACCTACTTATGAAGATAAAGATGGGGATTGGATGTTGGTTGGAGATGTACCATGGGAGATGTTTATTACATCTTGTAAGAGGTTGAGAATTATGAGGGGTTCAGAAGCCAAAGGATTTATTATCTGTttatagtatttatataaattaattaattaaccatattatattttatgtttgtttaatttgtttgtcCATCATTAAACAAATGTAGTACACTTGTTGGTGAATATAGAATGGCTAAAATTTTGTTCTTTTGTATATATGGgttctttaattttgtttacaaGGGAAAAaaacgataaaaaaaattgaaaaaggaTATCGTCGCCTGAGAGATTCGAACTCTCGCGGGGAAACCCCATGTACTTAGCAGGCACACGCCTTAACCACTCGGCCAAAGCGACTTGTTGTTTGTAGTggttaaatttgtaaatataacgTTTTAAAGtgtgatatttaatttagttttaaatatgaatattgaGATTAGTTAAAGTGTCGTCGATTTGTGTGTTTTTATGCATAATTTGAAcgtacttttaatttatttatagtttattttacatttaaaaatttaaggtaACATTGATCCCTGCACATTTTGTATTTGAGTTTTGTGGTGTGTAGTTTAGATAAATGGGACACAAGGTTTTTACCAAATTAGTTACTGAGATAAAAGAACATATAtgataattgtattttaaagaACAATTGATTTTCAAAGCACAACCCATTTCATGACATCCAAATAGTAGCTCCAAGTGATAAAAACAAGCAATTCTGGATTTAGATTtaaaagagaatttcaaaacCCTCCAAAATGAGTCTAGTAGATtgacaaataaataaagttatttgtTCTCTATGTTGTTGTCTTCTTGATGTTGAGtttgttttgatttgatgatgTAACTTTGGACAAACATTGTTAGAAATTTTGTTTAGTATTGTGAATtgacttcttttctttttgggATTGATAGAGTGATTCATTTGACATATAAGGGAACTTACAACTTATAAGAAAGATCCTTAATTAGTTAGATCcatatattattatgtaaaacttaaatttacaagtttatacttttatttCAACATTAGAGTgcaaatgaaacaaaataaaaaataactcatatttttattttcttttaatgtatgaaaataatattatctccACTTTAACTTAATGcgttttaaatgagaattaaacTGTAATATGACATTTAATCTCTTAGAAACCATTTTTAGAATTTAAGTTACCTTAGTAGATTAACCCATAACTAATAGGTAATTTTGTGAATAAATATCgcatataataaaatcaaatatatataagtatttaacGAATAAGCTAGATAATTTGGAGCTTATGAGAACGATTAAGAGTATAGCTAGggaaacatttatttttttctcaaaatattaattttttttacaaaggATGCTAATATAATTCCCACAACCataacatgaactccaacttaATGCGATTTAAGTTGGAATCGAACTggtaacattttaaaaatattcatatgaGTGCTAATTgtattagattaaaataaaaaattattttgatatcaGTGTTCGAtgctaaattaattatttaaattaccGAACTACTTAAAgaaattttatctttaataaaataaatatgttattttaaaaactaatttgatGGGTTTATTTTGCAAGAaacaaaatcaatcaaatagGCTTCTTACCGAGCTAACCCGAAGGTCAACCGAATCAGCCCAGTCAAAGGGAGCCAAGCTAAGCCGCAAGGCCCAGCCCAGTGAAGCGGAAGGCCCAACGCCAGGAAAGTCCAGTACCCTGGTCCGGGGATcagttaaaataaatcaaaggAGCGGGGGCCTCATTGCACTAAAGGGTGAACTCTGAGGACTTCCGTGTTTGGGTATAAATAGAATGCATAGGGGAATTTGGATCTGTTGTcccaaaataaccaaaataataatgtcCCACTTTCTATTTCATAGAaaagaggaaagagaaaattaaatattaaaataaaatgtatatataaatttttaagatttagaatttaaaatttagaatttagagtTTACCATTTAgtatttatagtttaaaatttaggatttattatatatatatatatataattttttatttgtctaatttatcaaaattatgttgttttgaTAGATGAGACAGCAAGAGGACAACTTAACTTGGGACAACAGATCCTCACCCTGTCTAGGGTTCTTGTTTAAAAGAATGGAGAGAGCCAGAAATAGATAGATTGATAGAGATTAAGTTATTGTGTTTTAACAATCTGTGAATATCATTTTGAACtaaaatcaaaagtttcaaaTTTGTTTCTGTAAATTGATGCTTCCTTGATAATTCtaaatgtaatttataatatttgtataaattggTTTGAATATGCAGTTTGTAGTTTGATCAGTTTtccagaagaaaaaaaaacagaaaatgttatggttttcaaataatccatctaTGTGAACGTTCACAGCTtagtttttcatttaatttcGAATACTTAATTGGCTgctgattttgtttgaattcagGTTTGCCTAAGTTTCAAACTAAGGAGATTGTTTGAAAGGGGCAATGGCTTGAAGATTATGTCTTTTCAGTTATTGCCCAAGCCATGTCTTTGTTAATTGTTGTTTAATTTTGTAGTTAAACAGGTTGAATGACTATAGTTTCTAAATGAATTAGGTTGTTTTGAAGATTGGGGAATGGATGGATTTCCACCCAATCACTCACACCACCATTTGAATATTGTTTCAGTTTGTTTGAGTGGttaaatctgaaaaaaaaaaacaatgaaaagaGGAACACATGATCAAATATAAGGTGTGTCGGTGCAATATATTCagacactagtaaaaaaaggacctttaccgacggttttttccgaaggttttgtaaaactctcctaaatactcccgagaggaacaaatccttcgatattaaaaataaattccgaAGGgatgtaaaaccttcgggtttattaattattaccgaaagttctacaaagaactttcggtttttaccttcccaaaaaaccaaaaaatattctaagtattggatgtgggttaattgcgaaggtttttacaaaaaccttcggttttgaaatcccggggatttttaattgcgaaggttattcaaagaaccttcggttttaccttttttgaaattctattttccgaaagttttccaaagaaccttcggttttgctcaattaaaaaaattctaaatttggtaATGGTTAGTTCCGAAGggttttaataaaccttcggttttgactaatatcaaaaccgaaagttatatgaaaaccttcggcatctacctctataaatacaaaccctaacccttctctttttcattccactcatctcgcctttctctctctcccgcgccgcagccgcctagcctcctccacgccggttcttctcttctctcgttcaggtttgtttcatttgtttttttttgtttattatgagatttagatttcttaagtttatatatatattatctagatttatgctagtttacgttattttgtttgattaatatatatatatatatacatatatctgaaatgcatttaggatatgggtgattcatggaagagacttcggcgtacaccggagaaactacatccgtgttaccagaatctgatagcacaatcagaaattgcggcacgtgaggaagaggtaagacagatgacgctggaaatggaacaaatccgattaagggatgcggaaagaggccgtttgctcagtgaaattaaagcggacatgGCCGAAATGGCctagagattagagaatctcgaacaggaacttgtattgttgaggagtcgactgaatcaactaccccctcctcccaccccatctaataatttctagatttattatgtgtttattagtttttccgtacgaacgatgacaatatttttatgtgttttgttttaatattcatgaattattattattatgtttggtttggttttaatagGTTGTTAATGAATTGTTTTACTATTGTTTACTTttcatcttattttaaaaaaaaaaaacagcatggccaaaaccgaaggtttatttgaaaaccttcagttttgaccctacGGGaaaggtcaaaactgaaggtttatttgaaaaccttcggttttgacccctgtttaaaaaaatctgaaaattttctaaatatacgggtaagggtaaaaaccgaaggttttcaaataaaccttcggttttgaccctagtttaaaaaatctgaaagttttctaaatatatgggtaagggtaaaaaccgaaggttttcaaataaaccttcggttttgacccatgtttaaaaaaatctggaaattttctaagtatatatggggaagggtaaaaaccgaaggtttatttgaaaaccttaggttttgacccatgtttaaaaaaatctggaaattttctaagtatggggaagggtaaaaaccgaaggtttatttgaaaaccttcggttttgaccatagtttaaaaaaatctgaaatttttctaaatatggggaagtgtaaaaaccgaaggtttatttgaaaaccttcggttttgaccctagtttaaaaaatctgaaatttttctaaatatggggaagggtaaaaaccgaaggtttatttgaaaaccttcggttttgaccctagtttaaaaaaatctgaaaaattttctaagtatggggaagggtaaaaccgaaggtttatttgaaaaccttcggttttggccctagtttaaaaaaatctgaaaatttttctaagtatggggaagggtaaaaaccgaaggtttatttgaaaaccttcggttttgacccatgtttaaaaaaatctgaaatttttctaaatatatgggtaagggtaaaaaccgaaagttttcaaataaaccttcggttttgacccaagtttaaaaaaatctgaaaattttctaaatatggggaagggtaaaaaccgaaggtttatttgaaaaccttcggttttgaccctagattaaaaaaatctgaaatttttctaaatatggggaagggtaaaaaccgaaggtttatttgaaaatcttcggttttgacccttcctaaaaacattctgtttaaggtcaggaccgagaggttttcttaaaactttcggtgaaacccataaaaaccgaaagttatactattaactttcggtgttaCCAAATCATAATTGGTTTGATACATTCCAATCTAGAATCttaactaatctaatcaagtgtgtgttgttttttaaaaattaagattgtatttaatgtttaaatgtttatgattgtgtttgattatataaagaattgtatttatatgtttgtgtttatgatgacatgaatgtgtataaagtttgatcatatggctTAT is part of the Impatiens glandulifera chromosome 1, dImpGla2.1, whole genome shotgun sequence genome and encodes:
- the LOC124915808 gene encoding auxin-induced protein 22D-like codes for the protein MTTTYERDLDHLDATELRLGLPGTNEREKQSPPSSCSRGTKRVSSEMTMDHESITCLPPPSKTQIVGWPPIRSYRKNMLQTRNELETGMFVKVSMDGAPYLRKIDLKTYKAGYSDLLKALGVMFKCNTIGYEIGSEYAPTYEDKDGDWMLVGDVPWEMFITSCKRLRIMRGSEAKGFIICL